From Venturia canescens isolate UGA chromosome 3, ASM1945775v1, whole genome shotgun sequence:
TCTTGTTGTTTACCCGGAGGTTTTTCATGGGATGGACAGAATGGTAAATCACTATGGATATCATGGAGGTCTTCTGGATATTCTAAATCAACCTCCAGCAGATAACCATGTGTACCATTCAATGGAATCGATGCTACATCgaaattctcaatattttcaacaaacTCAAACTGATCGTAGGGTAAAGATTGACTCATTGCCCAGCCATATAAGTTATTAACATCATAATACATTAAATACGCCGATGGTTCTGATGGGTCATACGATGGCATGTATTTATTATTAGCGCGTGCATACCTACCACTGCATTGACTTAAACCCCCACGAATGCCTCTTTCGACAAATAAGACCATGTCAATATCTGTGAGCAATTCGAATCTGATCTTTGTGTATCGCATCAttgcatcccaggtatatccaGGAAGTGTATAATAATATGCGGGATCAAGACCGTAACTTTTTAAGCAAGTACTacgaaagttttcaaaaatgtcagccaacaataaaacatcggttttcaaatataaatcacTGTATTCTCCAAGCGTTTGAGTGGAAAACCGCTCCCAAACGGTCAAAGCATGAGCATACTCATTTTCCGATACCGTTGAATTGGTTAAAGAACTATAGAATGATTCTCGCGGTGGAAGTGCCGTTTCCTCCAGTCTGTCAAAACTATCGATGTACTCGTATGGGAATACACCTTTTCGCGTTAACAGATTGAAATTATCGGTATCTCGGAATTCAGATTTTAAAACCGTGAGTTGATCGGGAGTTAGGAAagatgctaatttatcaagacttGTGTTCAGAAATCTATAAGAATCAATGAAACGCAACTTGATATTTTTCCTATAGTCCTTCGAAGTTATAAcggttttcgaaaaagaaatatacttttctttcgttatgGGCAGTAAATCGGTTTTCCCCTCGAACGCCGTAGCTActtcttttataataaaatgagcatCATAGCCCGAcaaattgtgaaaaactattgggataaaaaaagactgttgatattttaaattacagtctTGATGCGCTGGACCTCTGAATTTACCTGTCAAATGACAATGATCGCGTACTCGAACATCACTCTCTACGAATGATTTCTCACAGATGTGACATTCCTTATTTTCTCGGAATTTTCGCCATTCTTGAGGAgtcaattctttcatcggaatTACAGTGTATAAGATGGTTGCCACCTGTTTCGCCAATTGTTCCAATTTTCGTACGAACCATTGAACGCAGTCCTCACCCCGATGTGTGTGATACCCCGACAATGATTCGTCATACGAGCAGTTGACGTAGTATCCCACGCTGAAGACTTGATGctgttgaaatttattattctccaTATCTTCAGCCgtggtttttctcaaaatgcaCTCGAGGTCTGCATATACAATAAATGGGAGAAGTTCCTTATGATTCACGTTCTTAAactccaaccatttgtttCGTGCATTCGGCAGGAGAATTGCGCAATCATTCATCTCACCACAGTCCACCTCATGTGATTGGAGCTTCtcatgagatgaaaaatagtGAAGGCATCTATGGAaaaatcagaatttttttttaactttcaacaAATCTCATTATATTTATTGTGTGATAGTGCGATattacttaccgatcacagatgtattttCGGCCATTGTGAGCACTCAGCTGCTTGCTGACCAACATCGATAGATTTTTAATCCATGCGAAGTGTCCCATATTTACATCCATCACATCTTCTATATACAGTAAATTAATATGTTTCGCCTTTTTCTGCTTGCTCAAGCGAATAGGTTGAACCACATTATTTGGTGCACTGTATACATTTATTGAGATGTCATTGagattctcgaatttttttatctgatCTAGACTCATGGGGAAGTTTATACCCGCAAGATTCAAGTTCGTAGAATAGTGAGGATATGATGATGGGCGCTCACTATATTTCGCTGCAGGGTGAAGAGCCGCAACCACCGCCCAGCCGAAACACGCGTTGTCATTAGATCGCACATTGACCACTGCTCTCCTCGATATAATTTCTTTTGTCAGAGATATGTGGCAACCCGCGCGCATAGCATTATACTTATTGATATTGACAGTCAAGTTCAGAATTGAACTTAAGGCCCAACCACTCTCACTCTCTTGAAATTCGTCGAGGGATTTAAGAGTTGGCTCAACAACATGATTTTTATACCAATCACTTATATTACATGTTTCGAGTAGCTCAACTGTCTTTGTAATTATACTTTTATTTGCATACCTGCCGTTCACAGTGAACTCACCATTAAACTCGGTATTTACTTTTATACTACTATGTTTAGAAATATTATCCATCACATGTAATTTCACTAATTGGTATGAGTCTTGCAGAAATTTTTGTGGAtcgatgtaatttttattaatcacaGCACCAGTAAGCACTCGATTGTCAAATGCCGTATCGATTTCACGCCATAGCAAGCTCTGATTATTTAATCCATCACCCGTGTGAATGAATTGTGAACGCACtgtcaatttcaaagtttctaaACGTATAATTTGCGCAATTAATGAACGGTGTGACGCTATGTTCAATCGAGCACGTTTGGGAGAATTTTCACCActcaatgatttgatgaacGCATCGCACTCTTCTTCCCACACGTTATATTCTTCTACCGATTGTAATGAAACCGCACGATCACTCAAAAGCTTTTCTACAGCTTCAGCATCATTGAAGTTTGCCATGGTGACGAGGAGAATgtgaaagaaaactttgatgTGAACTCGAAGAAAACTCGATCCTGAAtgtctcgatttttgaaatcatcTCGACTAAATTAACATCATcccttttaaactttttttccccccaaaagttaactttttttttcttggagaGGGGGTGAAATATGTGAAAACGCGGAGGTGGAAACCTGTCGGCATTTTCTTTGACATTTCCATATCATTGCTCCAGATCGATGTCgtgtggggaaaaaaaagttggtaggcaaagattttttgaaagaaaaaaattttttaggacATCTTTTGCCGAAAAATGGGTCAATCATGAGAAAAATGGTGCTTGCACGTGTTCTATCCTGTCAATTAtagcgtgaagaaaaaaagttggccCGAACTCAAAGAGATCTTCATTCCTTGGACGTCTCGTAACAGCCCCTACGAATCGGCTTCGCGTCTTTGAACCATCCTTAAGAAACCTATGggacatcttttttttttcggaaacaatGGGTCAATCACGTGAATACAGGTATTGCCGGTGCTTCATAAACTATGCCATACCTGCGTGAAGTCTTAATTATCGATAATGATCAAATAAGTTTTCTaaagttttgaagaaaaattcctgaGGACATTTTTGGGAACAATAAATCAATCGTGGGGATGCAGGTGGTAGTTCAacatgaaagttttttttgcaCGTGTTCTATCCTGTCAATGAtagagtgaagaaaaaagtcgGCCCGAACTCAAAGAGATCTTCATTCCTTGAACGTCTCGTAACACCCCCCCACGAATCGGCTTCGCGTCTTTGAACCAACCTTAAGAAACCTATGGgacatcttttttttcggaaacaatGGGTCAATCACGTGAATACAGGTATTGCCGGTGCTTCATAAACTATGCCATACCTGCGTGAAGTCTTAATTATCGATAATGATCAAATAAGTTTTCTaaagttttgaagaaaaattcctgaGGACATTTTTGGGAACAATAAATCAATCGTGGGGATGCAGGTGGTAGTTCAACATGAAAGTTTCcgcggtttttttttccatcaaagaCTTACATTTAATTAGGAAACGTCATGCTCATCTTGCAacgactgaaaaaaatatttcgtttcggAGGTCATAAATCTCATACTTTATTACTAACGCACAGGTTGCCGCTATTGTCCCTTAGGGCTGAAGACATAAACGGCTTCCTCAATACCCATTCCATAAAatttcgctttgaaaaaaaccgtGTGAAAgttcatgtgaaaaaaaacactattcaaaaactttcgctaaaagttataaatttcagcatctcactccctctctcacGCCCCTCCACTTGACCATCCCTTATACTCACCTTGTGACGCAACCCATAAATTTTAGCatctcactccctctctcacGCCCTCCATCCCTTCTACTCACTTTGTGACGCAACCTCATCCCCTCCATGCACCCCCCGAGTTCCCCCTCCACTCTGGACCCTGCCCCGCAGTCCCCGtactcccccgtccccgctcccccctgagatcccatgGGTTAGGTCTCTCCTAGCTACTCTACTCACGTGAGGCGTTGAAGAAACACCTATAATCTTTAACGATTCAAATTACTCATTGAGCTTCACCGTGATACACAACACAGTGTGCTTTAAGCACTTACTTCTGTACTCCTGAACGAGGTCTTTGACGGCCGGTAAACTTTCGTGATTTCGGCGCACAAGCTCATTGTACACGCACTCTAGTACACAATACCCCTTAAAAAAACCTCTGTTGTAAGCCGTTATTATACCGCGTAGAGGCATCCACCATATAACATATTTTAAGCGTGTAATTAAGCACTTTTTCCGAAGATGATATAAATCGTTACGCCATCTTTCATCAACACGGCGCCTAAGTTGACTACTACAGCATATAGCCAAACGCAAGAGCTTCAAAATGCATGTACGAATAAGGACTGCATCTGTCATCGTGGTTTAGCAGTGAAATTATTTATCGCGACACGGTTGAACGAAGACTGGCTCTCCGCCCGTTTTTACCGCTCGCTCATTTTTTACCTATCTCTCTGCTTATGTGTGTATGTGCTCTTATATGCTTATTCAAGGGTACATACTTAAtagcaaaaatgttttcttttccGTGAGAGGATTCATTTCTgcagacacaacgaatacatcTCTTTTTCATTAAACTAAGGTTGCGTTTACATTTTGCGCGGATCTCTTTTTCAGTAAGCTAGGCCTGCCTTATATTATCAGCAGCTAATCGCGCAAAGCGGTCCTCTATTGAATTAATTGCAGAGCAAAAACGCTGCCTCTTTTACACTTTCTTTTCTAAAATACATAGAGGTGGGCTTGCAGAATCTGCAGAATCTACTATATGAAAGAGAGGCGCTGCATGCACCGTACCGATAGTTCTTCTgtatttctttctccctcccgcTTATCGGTATGTAAGGGTGCAGCCTTTGTTATAACTCTGCCTTTATCACCATCGCTGGCTCCGCTGTATTTCTTGCTCGCTCCCTCTCACAGGTATATGCGTATGCAGAATTTACTATAGGAAAGAGAGACTCTGTATGTATCGCACCGATGACTCTTCTgtatttctttctccctcccacTCATCGGTATATAAGAGCACAACCTCTCTGTCTTTATCATATGCACCAACGTGTAAGAGTGGAAAAGAGATACCACGGCATCGTTGGCGTGATAGAGACAGGGTTATTTTCCTCTCAAACAACAAAACGTCATGCTGGGGGCGTATATCTCGCGAGACGCTGGCGGCTGTAACTTGAGCATTAAGAGCTGAGCGCAGGAAAGAGACGgtgggagaaagaaagagaaaggagtaTTGATAATCGTATAGATGTGCTTCCTTTTTATtcctgttttttcaaatatctcgaGAACGGTGCGAGATACGCGAAAACCGAGAAAATTTTGGGGGTTTTCTAAAGGGGGAACCAAAGAGGCCCAGTGGTTCGAATGGCgtaacagtttttcaaaattctctttttttttttaaaatatctcgaaaacggtGCGGGGTATGGAAAATACAGACGGGCCTTCTGAAACGcagcgttttgaaaaatcatttgagccGACAATTTATTCCAGCAGAGTCTTTAAGATGTTCgacatttttgttgttttatacaTATATTGAGCCAATCTCAAAACACCCGAAAagagagaattttgaaaaagttgttaGGCTATTCGAACCACCGGGCCTCTTTGGTTCCTCTTTAGAAAGCACcacaaaattttctcaattttcgcgTATCTTGCACTGTTCtcgagatatttgaaaaacaggaATAAGAAGGAAGCACATCTATATGGTTATCAAtactcctttctctttctttctctcactgtCTCTTTCCACGTGAGTTCTTCTTCCAATGCCCCGTGCCGGTGCTAGGGTTACACGAGCCAGCATCTCGCGAGATATACTTCTCCTGGCGCCTTATTGCCGGCGCATAACCAAAACACTGAGTTTTCGCTACCGCGTGGTATATATTACTCGAAGCTCGTGGCTTGGATCAGCTGCTTTTGTAATGAAGCTCTTTTGATCAGAGCTCCTCGACAAAAATGTCGAACGCCCTAAAGAgagcgttttgaaaaatttttataccaTTCTcttaaattttctcaattttcacgtatctTGCACCGTTCtcgagatatttgaaaaacaagaaTAAGAAGGAAGTACATCTATACGGTTATCAAtactcctttctctttctttctctcactgtCTCTTTCCACGTGCGTTCTTCCTATGGTCCGTGCTGGTGCTAGGGTTACACTCGCGAGATATACTTCTCCTGACGCCTTATTGCCGGCGCATAACCAAAACATTGAGTTTGCTACTGCAGGGTATATATTACTCGAAGCTCGCGGCTTGGATCAGCTGTTTTTGTAATGAAGCTCTTTTGTCCAGGGCTCCTCATCGAGGAGCGAGAGCCTACTATAAAGAGTATATTACATACCGCTCGTGATAGATCTTCTACATACAATACACTCTCAATGTGAAGAAAGGTGTGAAATTATCACCCTCCACTTAACCTCTGAGCTCATCATCAAGGAAGACCTCCGTATTCCCCTCCCCCTCGCTTTGCCCGTGGCTTATTCGAGACAATCTTTTAATCACTCATCAAGTCAGTCTCAAAAGAACGCTCGTACTAATTACACCTCCCCGAGTTTTtcgctattattattattatttacaaaTCTCTGTGCCATGTACCCGCGTTATTcagattttttgttcatcgagaattttttccgCTGCCGTGTCGTGTTAGTAAATAACACCCGAAGTGTATTTATCCGCACACGAGCTTTGGAGAAAACGCTGAAGCATTACACGCTCCTCATGCAGCAGTACTATGGGGACCTCAAAGCTGGGACGCATCTGAGAGCTCGCGAAATCAAAGCGGGTGTGAACTGTGTTGTGTCGACGCCCTGGAGCCCTGCAGTATACCGTGGCGAAGTCATAAATATTGACAGCTACGGATGCGTCGAGGTCTATCTCGTGGATTTCGCCGAGAGCGCCTTTTACGATATGAACAGTTTGTATGAACCCGTAACGCTTTTGACCGTCATACCGGCGCTTCTTATAGAGTGCGCTATTGAAGGTCTGTTCAATTATTGTGAGCATGAATACGTGACGCGCGCTCTTTCCGCGATGTGCGAgggacatttttttagaaCCCAGGTGGTCACGCATACAGATGGTGAACATCTTAGTGTTTTGCTCTCCGACACCGGCGAAGAACGCGATATAACAACCGAGATTATTCAGAATGTCGTGCACCCCGATGACGTTTTGTTTGGCGATGAGGGATACGACGACACCGAAGagtgagcgcgcgcgcgcgcgcgcgcgcgcgctgtgtgtgtgtgtgtgtgtgtgtgtgtgtgtgtgtgtgtgtgtgtgtgtacgtgcgtgtaaaaataaaacggaCTCTGGCTAAATCATGAACAAGGCGCAGAAAAAAGCGGTTGCATCGAAATGGtgagtttttgattttttcggtttgaaaattaataaaatgacaaaacatATGGGTTACTATGACGGCTCCACGCACCCCACCTCCACACCCACCCCCACCTCCATCACCTCCCCCCAccactcgaaaaaatcgagctgGCAGGGGAGGCCGAGGAGTGGGGGTAGGAGTGGGGATgggagtgggggtcgccatagtggCCCACATACTACTGTGGTTTAATGAAAGCTCTCTTCCATTCAGAGGGGAAATGACCACTTTCAAGAGAGGAGTTAAATATGATAACCAAATAACTATAAAGAACAGGAGCAGATTTAAGGATTGCGAAATTTGAGATACCATCGGGTCCTTCAGAAAGCGAAGAGCAGGATAGAGTATTAAATTGCTTGATAACATTTTCAAGGGTAATTCgcgcaaaagaaaatttgagatgAGAGCATGGGAGAGAGTCAAGTGTGAGTAGAATGTCGTTATTATTGAGATCAAGATCGGAATGGGAAATAGATGCATAGAAATCATTAAGAGAGTTGATATCAAAGTGGTTCAAGGGAGAGTTGAGTTTAGGTCGTACCAGACCTAAACGCACAAGTTCACGCCATAAGGTCCGAGGATCAGAGATAGATGAGAGCTTAGCTAAGTAAAAATTTTGCTTTGCTTTACGTATATCATGAATAAGCGTATCTCGCATGAGCCTATATTCGACGAAAGTCGAGACACAATTAGATCTTTTGGCTTGCttaaaaagtatatttttgcGTCGGATTCTTAGTTTGAACTCATCTGTAAACCAGGGCATCGGTGGCCGTGAAACAACGAAGACACGATAAGGTGCGTGGGTGTCCATGGCAGACTTTAGGCACTGGGAGATGAGACCAACACCATTATTGACATCTAGATTCGCGCAGTGAGTCTCAAAATCGGATAGTGATGGTAGTGCCGATAAGACGGAATCAATGAAATTCTCAGGATTGAAATTAGACAGAGTACGCCGACGAATTGTCCGCTCAGTACTACGCTGCCGACCACACATTACTGAGAGCTCCAGCAAGTCATGACCATTAATAAAAGGTGTATCAGATTTCGAATACGTAATGACATGATCCTGACTGTCGACAATAATAACATCGAGCAATGAGTCGACACCAATGGTATGAAAAGTAGAGTCAGTATTAACAAGATGAAAATCCCGTGAAAAACGGCACCATTGGCCCAAGCTTGGTGCAGTACCGCGCCAACTATACGCGATGGTTGGACGACCGTTGGCAATATAACTCGGCCAACCGTAGCACCACGGTTGGAGTGATAGCTACGGTCCTACGGTAGGCTAGCGCTTGGGACCAGTATCGGCCCAGCGTTAGTTTGGACAACGGCCCAACGCTGGGCCGGTGTTTGCCCAATGCTAGCCCCACATTCACCCAGCGTCATTCCCCAGCGAATGCCtgttatcgattatttaattaaataatatttattttcaatcatgcTTATTTTATCACCCTATACAATTATCCGTCATTGTGGAAATTTtaattagttaaaaaaaaacagttctttatattttctttagagttgaaatttttcagaggGGATTTGAACTGCCTACCTACAACTTTCCTACCTAATGCCTACCTAGTTTGTCCGAGACGCTAACCACTACACTATCGACTACTTTCTATTTTTGTATCAAcattctcaaaataaaatattgggcCCATTCTGGTATTGtatcatatgtgtacatattgaaatcacttttttaattctcaaccGATTTAGACCAAATTTGGTACACAACTGTAAAATACccggaaacaaattttcatgtaattcgaTAACTTATTAGCTCGTACGAGTTTtgataagaaaattgaaaaaagtttatccttcagctgattaattaataaagtcgaaaaaattaaatgactaATCTGTATATTATTAAAAGATACACGGCCCGTCTTGAATCTTTCTGCCTACACTTTACCTCAATACTTagcgtcaagacgctgccgcaTCTCtagattattattgttattattattgatattattgtcgttattattattgttatacaAGAAATCTTAATTCATTTgcaatatcaaaaaaatgaagataacaCAACATGTGTCcactaaatattatatatactgaaaaaaaaaattgctttaaAGAGTCGATTATTATTTGGTGAGTGcgagcaacaaaatattcttgGATTAATAACAACAAATTGATTGATGAACAACTAATGGATGACCAGAAGTTGATCATCAATTGCTGCCGTTGCAAGACAGTGCTGGCTGAGCCTAGGCTGATGAGCGGATACCGATTGTATATCTAACAATATAGCAGGtacagattttaaaaaataaggcgAGCAGTATTAACCCGAGGTATGGGACAATGATGGCCTCCAACGGTTGGCTGCCAGTCATGAACCGACACCGGCCCAAGCGTGGGCGATTGTCGGGTCCCAATgctcaaattcttcattggCTATAAGCGTGGGCAAATATGCTGGCCCATGCTCGGGCCCAACGTCGAGTCCCAACGGTTGGCTGCCAGTTATAAACCGACACCGGCCGAGGGTTGGCTGGTTGTCGGGTCCCAATGCCCAAGTTTAGCATTGACTAAACGTGGGCAAACATGCTGGCCCGTACTCGGGCCCAACGCTGAGTCCCAACGGTCGTTTACCCAGTATCGAGCCAAGCATCGGCCATATGGTAAGCAtcggcaattttttcacgggatTAAGcgagaaaatcaagttccTTAGATAATttgattcaaaattatttgcgAGTAAATTACAATTTAGATCTCCGGAGATTATAACACACGAAAAAGAATGAGAGAACCGGTTCAGGTCAtataagaaattttcaaacatgcGACCCTTAGGTCTACGATAAACAGAAGCAAATAAAACCGGGATAGAGCATGGCTGATAAATGCCGAGTATCAAATATTCCGGAGAGTTAGAAAATTCATGGGGAGAACGCGCAAGCACCTGAGCCCGAAGTGAGTAATGAATGTAGCATGCTACGCCCCCACCCTCGCGACCCTCGCGGTCATTCCGAACTAAGAAATAATCATTCATATTGATCAATTCATCATCAATATGCGAATGTAACCAAGTCTCAGAAATAGATATTATATGGTGTGATGAGAGTCGAAAGTGTAACCGAACGTAGTCAATATGCGCAGGCAAGGAACAAGCATTAAACTGTGCAATGTTCAAGACTCCATTGTGCGACGACCTAACAGGGGATATATGACGATTGTGACATGTAGAATCAGAGAGACCCCGAGGTGGAGAACTGGTTCATGCTACAAAATTGAGGTCATTTAGAGTGGTGATAGTGTGACGTTCAGACCCATCAGATTTCCGAGCATAAACTATGTCATTCATCACCCATACGTACTGAACGCCTAGATCTTTAGCTTTGGCACGAGCAGCCATCAACAATTTATGTGTGATTTGAGAATGCATCTCATTAATGAAAATCTTGGCCTTAGCGAATTTAGGTTCGACGTTATCTAAAATGTCGGAAAGAATGATATTCTTATTATTCCTACGCTTACAACCTATTACAATCTTGCGTACGGATCCAGACGTCAGCTCTACCACAAATGAAGAGCTCGTGCGATCAGCTTGCGAATCGGTCGATGAATTTCTTGGGCGAGCAGGCAAGGGTCGAACAGACAGTATGTGACTTGATAGATGTCCGATGCTCAAAATATCGAAGATGCGTGATACAATGTCACGTGGAGATGCAGCAAAATCAGTAGGTAATCCAGAAATTTTGAGCTCAGTGTCGTGGCGAGGGATAGAGTGTGGCGCAGAATTGGCAGACTTAAGTTCATTcagttcattttttagtacACGAAGATCGTCTTGAAGTTGATTAATATAGCTTGCATGATCGATgacaactttttcaattttcgggaTCTTTCC
This genomic window contains:
- the LOC122408512 gene encoding uncharacterized protein, yielding MRAGCHISLTKEIISRRAVVNVRSNDNACFGWAVVAALHPAAKYSERPSSYPHYSTNLNLAGINFPMSLDQIKKFENLNDISINVYSAPNNVVQPIRLSKQKKAKHINLLYIEDVMDVNMGHFAWIKNLSMLVSKQLSAHNGRKYICDRCLHYFSSHEKLQSHEVDCDLECILRKTTAEDMENNKFQQHQVFSVGYYVNCSYDESLSGYHTHRGEDCVQWFVRKLEQLAKQVATILYTVIPMKELTPQEWRKFRENKECHICEKSFVESDVRVRDHCHLTVFHNLSGYDAHFIIKEVATAFEGKTDLLPITKEKFLNTSLDKLASFLTPDQLTVLKSEFRDTDNFNLLTRKGVFPYEYIDSFDRLEETALPPRESFYSSLTNSTVSENEYAHALTVWERFSTQTLGEYNIDMVLFVERGIRGGLSQCSGRYARANNKYMPSYDPSEPSAYLMYYDVNNLYGWAMSQSLPYDQFEFVENIENFDVASIPLNGTHGYLLEVDLEYPEDLHDIHSDLPFCPSHEKPPGKQQEKLIAQSSWLQKYIDLNTQFRTNAKNEFEKNLFKLMNNAVFGKTMEDVRSHVQVKLLTEWAGRYGAEAMIAKPNFHSRRNKNSADDKRYIIPGTVNTLPWGHRDIP